The proteins below are encoded in one region of Oncorhynchus nerka isolate Pitt River linkage group LG15, Oner_Uvic_2.0, whole genome shotgun sequence:
- the LOC115143737 gene encoding fez family zinc finger protein 2-like gives MSSSLPLGTAMSVPRLDGGRNGVSAAPKALAFSIERIMSKTSEPKVRLDERRVVETSEGMKMLGLCSPIPCMIPLQPFSYDLQAKALMNYSEFWKANFRGTLCTSAAMCKANCGMCGKIDSGLKHSLLPGRVIKPQVIHQAVAMPTNGSLYYFNYLDSAYHQSELLSGHLFSSAMANSQAQASLSAHQKLLLLENAKLASASTEKFPTPQYPHKEHLPGQLDQIVKENHSLSSEKNGVKAHSKHNSSTDGKPKNFTCEVCGKVFNAHYNLTRHMPVHTGARPFVCKVCGKGFRQASTLCRHKIIHTQEKPHKCNQCGKAFNRSSTLNTHIRIHAGYKPFVCEFCGKGFHQKGNYKNHKLTHSGEKQYKCSICNKAFHQVYNLTFHMHTHNDKKPFTCGTCGKGFCRNFDLKKHIRKLHDNNSCRPISVATDSSRGPES, from the exons ATGTCAAGTTCTCTCCCTTTGGGAACGGCAATGTCTGTCCCACGACTCGATGGCGGTAGGAACGGAGTGTCCGCCGCACCAAAGGCGCTGGCCTTCTCCATTGAACGGATCATGTCCAAGACCTCTGAACCAAAAGTCCGTTTGGATGAGCGGCGAGTAGTGGAGACTTCAGAGGGAATGAAGATGctgggtctctgttcacctataccGTGCATGATCCCCCTACAACCTTTTAGCTACGATTTACAAGCCAAGGCGCTGATGAATTACTCCGAATTTTGGAAAGCTAATTTCAGAGGAACACTATGCACTTCTGCGGCGATGTGTAAAGCCAACTGTGGGATGTGTGGCAAAATTGACTCGGGGTTGAAGCACTCTTTATTACCGGGGAGGGTGATAAAACCCCAAGTCATCCACCAGGCAGTGGCGATGCCCACCAACGGCTCTCTTTATTATTTCAATTACCTGGACTCTGCTTATCACCAGTCTGAGCTGCTAAGCGGACACTTGTTTTCCTCTGCCATGGCCAACTCACAAGCCCAAGCTTCTCTCAGTGCGCACCAGAAACTGCTACTGCTGGAGAACGCCAAACTCGCAAGCGCTTCCACCGAAAAGTTTCCGACACCTCAGTACCCACACAAGGAGCATCTCCCTGGCCAGCTCGACCAGATAGTGAAGGAGAACCATAGCCTGAGCTCGGAGAAAAATGGAGTGAAAGCGCATAGCAAGCACAACAGCTCCACGGACGGGAAACCCAAAAACTTCACCTGCGAAGTGTGTGGAAAG GTGTTCAATGCCCACTATAATTTGACACGACACATGCCAGTGCACACAGGCGCGAGGCCGTTCGTGTGTAAAGTGTGCGGGAAAGGATTTCGTCAGGCCAGCACGTTGTGCAGACACAAAATCATCCACACACAG GAAAAGCCTCATAAATGCAACCAGTGTGGCAAGGCGTTCAACAGAAGTTCGACGCTGAACACTCACATACGGATCCATGCCGGGTACAAACCTTTCGTCTGCGAATTCTGTGGGAAAGGATTTCATCAGAAAG GAAATTACAAGAACCACAAATTGACGCACAGCGGAGAGAAACAGTACAAGTGTTCCATCTGTAACAAGGCCTTCCATCAGGTCTACAACCTAACCTttcacatgcacacgcacaacGACAAAAAGCCCTTCACGTGCGGAACCTGTGGGAAAGGCTTCTGCAGAAACTTTGACCTGAAAAAACACATAAGGAAATTGCACGACAATAACTCATGTAGGCCTATATCTGTGGCGACCGATTCTTCCAGGGGACCCGAAAGCTGA